The Natator depressus isolate rNatDep1 chromosome 8, rNatDep2.hap1, whole genome shotgun sequence genome window below encodes:
- the LOC141991936 gene encoding neuropeptide Y receptor type 6-like encodes MMAKPTQHPSVGLFNQTIANSSNSQFSHFDSCQPSFPAVFLLITAYTVVTIVGLFGNLCLIIIIKQQKEAQNVTNILIANLSLSDVLICIMCIPVTVAYTLMDYWIFGEAMCKISSFVQSMSVTVSIFSLVLIAVERYQLIVNPRGWKPNISHAYWGIIFIWGVSLIISIPFFIFHQLSDEPFKNLSYHSDFYMNKVVCIEAWPSVAERLVFTTSLLVFQYCFPLGFIFICYLKIFVCLRRRHGKVDGMRENESRLNESKRINMMLISIVVTFAACWLPLNIFNVIFDWNYEVLMNCHHNLVFTLCHLVAMLSTCINPIFYGFLNKNFQKDLIVLIHHCRCFTSQEEYENIALSTLNTDGSKGSLKLNNTPVNS; translated from the coding sequence ATGATGGCGAAACCCACTCAGCATCCTAGTGTGGGTTTGTTTAATCAAACTATTGCAAACAGCAGCAACTCACAGTTTTCACACTTTGATTCATGTCAGCCTTCTTTCCCTGCAGTCTTTTTGCTCATCACGGCTTATACTGTCGTTACAATAGTGGGGCTTTTTGGAAACCTTTGCCTgattattataataaaacaacagAAGGAAGCTCAAAATGTTACAAATATTCTGATTGCCAATCTCTCCTTATCCGATGTCTTGATATGCATCATGTGCATTCCTGTCACAGTTGCATACACTTTGATGGACTATTGGATATTTGGCGAGGCTATGTGTAAAATAAGCtcttttgtacaaagtatgtctgtCACAGTCTCCATATTCTCACTTGTTTTAATTGCTGTCGAGAGGTACCAGTTAATAGTGAACCCACGGGGCTGGAAGCCGAATATTTCACACGCTTACTGGGGAATTATCTTCATTTGGGGGGTTTCCCTTATCATATCCATTCCTTTTTTTATATTCCACCAACTATCTGATGAAccctttaaaaatctctcttaCCATAGCGATTTCTATATGAACAAAGTTGTTTGCATTGAGGCCTGGCCATCAGTTGCAGAGCGACTGGTCTTTACCACCAGTCTGCTGGTTTTCCAGTATTGCTTCCCACTGGGCTTTATTTTTATCTGCTATCTCAAGATATTTGTATGTCTCCGGCGGAGACATGGTAAGGTGGATGGGATGAGGGAGAATGAGAGCAGACTAAACGAGAGCAAAAGGATTAACATGATGCTCATTTCAATTGTCGTGACCTTTGCAGCTTGCTGGTTGCCTCTAAATATATTTAATGTCATTTTTGACTGGAACTATGAGGTCCTGATGAACTGCCACCATAACCTAGTGTTCACATTGTGCCACCTGGTAGCCATGCTCTCAACATGTATAAATCCTATCTTTTACGGATTTCTCAACAAGAATTTCCAGAAGGATTTAATAGTGTTAATTCACCACTGCAGATGCTTCACATCTCAGGAGGAATATGAGAACATCGCCCTTTCAACCCTAAACACTGATGGATCCAAGGGGTccttaaaattaaataataccCCTGTGAATAGCTAA